In Nicotiana tabacum cultivar K326 chromosome 17, ASM71507v2, whole genome shotgun sequence, one DNA window encodes the following:
- the LOC107821427 gene encoding transcription factor PCL1-like has product MGEEVKITDGDAFTGDENRVLEWEEGLPSLEDLTPLSQALIPPELASAFKISPEPAKTLSDVNRASESTFSSLRGSGPLQQLHILSSPETDPTENGLDPRKTRRIDPEMLDADSALMRNENCGGGDDSNNNSASKTLNKRPRLVWTPQLHKRFVDVVAHLGIKNAVPKTIMQLMNVEGLTRENVASHLQKYRLYLKRMQGLSDEGPTSSDHLFASTPVPQSLQQSGGNGPNSNGHNSSGYNSNGHNGNGHVQMQMPMPMPMMYPPQMVPMPMMGMSGHGHGFHHQYNMGAQQPDWSGNKFGSYHHVAPSDK; this is encoded by the coding sequence ATGGGCGAAGAAGTAAAAATCACCGACGGTGATGCTTTCACTGGAGACGAAAACCGTGTTCTCGAGTGGGAAGAAGGACTTCCGAGTCTCGAAGATCTAACGCCGTTATCTCAGGCGTTAATCCCGCCGGAACTCGCGTCGGCGTTCAAAATCTCGCCGGAGCCGGCGAAGACGTTGTCCGACGTCAATCGCGCTTCGGAGAGCACGTTTTCGTCTCTCCGCGGCAGCGGACCGTTGCAACAATTACACATTTTGTCCTCACCGGAAACGGATCCGACGGAAAATGGATTGGATCCGAGGAAGACCCGAAGGATTGATCCAGAGATGTTAGACGCGGATTCAGCATTAATGAGGAATGAGAATTGTGGAGGAGGAGATGATAGTAATAATAATTCAGCGTCTAAGACGCTGAACAAGCGGCCGCGGCTCGTGTGGACGCCGCAGCTGCACAAGAGATTCGTGGACGTGGTAGCTCATTTAGGGATAAAGAATGCGGTGCCAAAGACGATTATGCAGTTAATGAACGTGGAAGGATTAACGCGGGAAAATGTTGCGAGTCATTTGCAGAAGTATAGGTTGTACTTGAAGAGAATGCAAGGGCTGTCAGATGAGGGGCCCACTTCTTCCGATCATTTATTCGCGTCCACACCCGTGCCACAGAGTTTGCAGCAGTCCGGTGGTAATGGCCCTAATAGTAATGGCCATAACAGTAGCGGTTATAACAGTAATGGTCATAATGGTAATGGTCATGTACAAATGCAAATGCCTATGCCAATGCCAATGATGTATCCCCCACAAATGGTGCCAATGCCTATGATGGGAATGTCAGGACATGGACATGGGTTTCATCATCAGTATAATATGGGGGCGCAACAGCCAGACTGGTCTGGAAATAAATTTGGTTCTTATCATCATGTTGCTCCTAGTGACAAATAG
- the LOC107821426 gene encoding pentatricopeptide repeat-containing protein At5g59600-like: MVIGAKVTRVSTNPIVYHSFNCTSDVYTKLLEAYAQNGALQSGKTLHAHLVINGLAQKTHFASKLIAFYAERKQLPHARKLFDQIPESNIRRWIVLIGAYARHGFYEEAMSVFSEMQREGVKPNKFVLPSVLKACGRFSDFRMGAILHGVILKNEFEFDSYVVSALIDMYSKCGKVEKAKRVFYGMVDKDLVAMNALVSGYLQYGIVNDALVLVEEMKIQGMKPNVVTYNTLIAGFSQEDDQVLVCKVIELMHDDGLELDVVSWTSIISGLVQNFHNREAFGMFKRMLDVGLCPTSATISSILPACATVADLMLGREIHGYTMVTGIEKDVYAKSALIDMYAKCGLISEAKELFSKTSERNSVTWNSMIFGYANHGYCSEAIELFNQMLREEERKPDHLTFTAALTACSHAGMVQYGESLFKMMQDKYAIKPRLEHFACMVDLLGRAGKLDEAYNLIQSMPIEPDLFVWGAFLGACRQHGNMDLAEIAAKQLAKLEPESAGSSVLLSSLYADASKWANVAKLKRVIKKKKLKKFPGCSWVEVA; encoded by the coding sequence ATGGTCATTGGAGCCAAAGTGACCAGGGTCTCTACGAACCCCATTGTTTATCATTCCTTCAATTGCACATCCGACGTATACACGAAACTCCTCGAAGCCTACGCTCAAAATGGCGCCCTCCAATCAGGCAAAACATTACATGCACATTTGGTTATCAATGGATTGGCTCAAAAAACCCATTTTGCCTCCAAGCTCATTGCTTTCTATGCTGAGCGTAAACAGTTACCCCATGCACGTAAACTGTTCGACCAAATTCCCGAATCAAATATTCGCCGTTGGATTGTTCTCATCGGAGCCTATGCTCGACATGGGTTTTATGAGGAAGCAATGAGTGTTTTCTCTGAGATGCAAAGGGAAGGAGTGAAGCCTAATAAGTTTGTTCTTCCCAGTGTTCTCAAAGCCTGCGGACGTTTCAGTGATTTTCGGATGGGGGCGATATTACATGGTGTGATTCTGAAGAATGAGTTTGAATTTGACTCATATGTAGTTAGTGCATTGATAGATATGTATTCAAAGTGTGGTAAAGTTGAGAAGGCGAAAAGGGTATTTTATGGTATGGTGGATAAAGATTTGGTGGCAATGAATGCTTTGGTTTCGGGTTATCTTCAATATGGGATTGTCAATGACGCGTTGGTATTAGTTGAGGAGATGAAAATTCAAGGAATGAAGCCTAATGTGGTGACATATAACACTCTGATCGCGGGATTTTCACAAGAAGATGATCAGGTTCTGGTTTGTAAAGTTATTGAACTGATGCATGATGATGGTCTTGAGCTAGATGTAGTTTCTTGGACTAGTATTATTTCTGGGCTTGTGCAGAATTTTCATAACAGGGAAGCTTTTGGTATGTTTAAGCGAATGTTGGATGTTGGGTTGTGCCCAACTTCAGCTACAATCAGTAGTATATTGCCTGCTTGTGCAACTGTTGCAGACTTGATGCTTGGTAGGGAGATACATGGTTATACAATGGTGACAGGGATTGAGAAGGATGTATATGCGAAAAGTGCTCTCATAGATATGTATGCAAAATGTGGACTTATATCTGAAGCAAAGGAATTGTTTTCCAAGACATCTGAAAGAAATAGTGTGACGTGGAATTCGATGATTTTTGGCTATGCAAATCATGGGTATTGCAGTGAAGCAATTGAGCTATTCAATCAAATGTTAAGAGAGGAAGAAAGGAAACCAGATCACTTGACTTTCACAGCAGCTCTCACTGCTTGTAGTCATGCTGGAATGGTTCAGTATGGAGAAAGTTTATTCAAAATGATGCAGGATAAATACGCGATTAAGCCAAGATTGGAGCATTTCGCGTGTATGGTGGATCTTTTAGGAAGAGCAGGGAAACTTGATGAGGCCTACAATTTGATTCAGAGCATGCCAATTGAACCTGATTTATTTGTTTGGGGAGCATTTTTAGGAGCATGTAGGCAGCATGGAAATATGGATTTAGCAGAGATTGCAGCTAAACAACTGGCTAAACTTGAACCTGAGAGTGCTGGAAGTAGTGTGTTGCTATCAAGTTTATATGCTGATGCAAGTAAGTGGGCAAATGTTGCAAAGTTGAAAAGGGTGATcaagaagaagaagctgaaaaaGTTTCCTGGCTGTAGTTGGGTAGAAGTTGCATAA
- the LOC107796651 gene encoding pentatricopeptide repeat-containing protein At3g09040, mitochondrial-like, producing MILRSPAFHLCNNIRKQAKLSNKIYYHVRTTHSYLVKYPENNLAYCTNPSFKDKYYDSNNVNLDFLPQLHQNGCLRDQFSLNKIISTCAKWSLFTVGIQTHCQIIKMGFDSNVFISTALVDMYGKCGVITVAQQLFGEMPERNVVTWNALISGYLDSHYPENAIVMFLEMLREGITPTPSSVSAVLVGCTLLEACELGAQLHALSWKAGFALHLVVGTVLIDMYSKCLDLETSRRVFNQMPERNVITWTSMITGYAQKQCPFQAMTLFKEMLKLGIRPNYVTYTSLLSSFSCPDYLVHCEQVHCHIIQQGFNTNHYLVVTLLSVHAECSCTLEDFQKLWSDIIKWDEISWNAVIAGFSNLGVGGEAFTCFTRMRRAGFTVDHYTFASILKAIGNISGLEEGMQTHCLALKTGYTFEVFIQNGLLSMYTRCGKLEDAERIFSSMEERDLISWNSLLTGCAHHGYGRDVMVMFEEMRRCGIKPDLTTFLTVLSACRHAGLLDEGIKYFDLMKNDNSLPPPKLEHYACIVDLYGRAGHLLEAEAFINNMPIKPGPSVFKSLLSACQLHGNKELAVISAKKLVELFPNDPATYILLANVLASEGNWNDAEGQRKLMLDRGLSKKPGYSWL from the coding sequence ATGATTTTAAGATCACCTGCATTTCACCTGTGCAACAACATACGAAAACAAGCAAAATTATCCAACAAAATCTATTACCACGTTAGAACAACACATAGCTACCTCGTGAAATACCCAGAAAATAATCTTGCTTACTGTACCAACCCAAGCTTCAAAGACAAATATTACGACTCAAATAACGTTAATTTAGATTTCTTACCTCAGTTACATCAAAATGGTTGTCTACGTGACCAATTTAGCCTCAATAAAATCATCTCCACTTGTGCAAAGTGGAGTCTTTTCACTGTTGGGATTCAAACCCATTGTCAGATTATCAAAATGGGTTTCGATTCAAATGTATTTATCAGCACTGCTCTTGTTGATATGTATGGAAAATGCGGTGTTATAACAGTAGCGCAGCAACTGTTCGGTGAAATGCCTGAAAGAAACGTGGTAACTTGGAATGCTTTGATTTCGGGTTATTTGGACAGCCATTACCCTGAAAATGCTATTGTAATGTTTCTTGAAATGTTAAGAGAGGGTATTACTCCAACCCCTTCTAGTGTTTCAGCTGTTTTGGTTGGTTGTACTCTGTTAGAAGCATGTGAACTTGGGGCTCAGTTACATGCTTTGAGTTGGAAAGCTGGTTTTGCTTTGCATCTTGTTGTAGGGACAGTTTTGATTGATATGTATTCAAAATGTCTCGATCTTGAGACTTCGAGGAGAGTTTTCAATCAAATGCCTGAAAGGAATGTTATTACTTGGACCTCCATGATTACTGGTTATGCCCAAAAGCAGTGCCCTTTCCAGGCTATGACTTTGTTCAAGGAAATGTTGAAGTTGGGAATTCGACCGAATTATGTTACGTACACTAGTTTGTTGAGCTCATTTTCTTGCCCAGATTACTTGGTTCATTGTGAGCAAGTCCACTGTCATATAATTCAGCAAGGTTTTAACACTAACCACTACTTGGTGGTAACACTGTTGTCTGTTCACGCAGAGTGTAGTTGTACCTTGGAAGATTTTCAAAAGTTGTGGTCTGACATTATAAAATGGGATGAAATCTCTTGGAATGCCGTCATTGCTGGTTTCTCTAATTTAGGAGTCGGTGGAGAAGCCTTCACATGCTTTACTAGAATGAGGCGGGCGGGCTTTACTGTTGACCATTACACTTTTGCAAGCATCTTGAAAGCTATTGGGAACATTTCGGGCCTAGAGGAGGGAATGCAGACCCATTGTCTAGCTCTGAAAACAGGATATACTTTTGAAGTTTTCATACAAAACGGGCTTCTTTCCATGTATACAAGATGTGGTAAACTTGAAGATGCTGAGAGAATATTCTCATCAATGGAGGAAAGAGACCTCATATCGTGGAACTCGCTTCTTACAGGCTGTGCTCATCATGGTTATGGTAGGGATGTGATGGTCATGTTTGAAGAAATGAGGAGATGTGGTATTAAACCAGATCTAACCACATTCCTCACTGTACTTTCAGCATGTAGACATGCTGGCCTGCTCGACGAAGGGATTAAATATTTTGATTTGATGAAGAATGACAATTCCCTACCACCACCAAAGCTAGAGCATTATGCTTGCATAGTCGACCTTTATGGCCGTGCTGGTCATCTACTTGAAGCAGAGGCCTTTATTAACAATATGCCAATAAAGCCAGGACCTTCGGTTTTTAAAAGCCTATTAAGTGCTTGTCAACTTCATGGTAACAAGGAACTTGCCGTGATTTCTGCCAAGAAGCTTGTTGAACTTTTCCCTAACGATCCTGCAACGTACATATTGCTAGCAAATGTGCTAGCATCGGAAGGGAATTGGAATGATGCAGAGGGACAGCGCAAGCTTATGTTGGATAGAGGTTTGAGTAAGAAACCTGGTTATAGCTGGCTATGA
- the LOC142171696 gene encoding uncharacterized protein LOC142171696: MSVNMNNVMEVLNKISLDMSSFTSRQDQLEANQEQNSKNQEEAMSEFREVLNEVIHGGKRPERGKSVTQSGDLRTWLYKVEHFFPDEDLTIQQKMRLVSTHFEGDALQWHLGYMRSKGQMPLPTWDEYSWALCDSFEAEYSDPMTEIMNVKHTGTVKDYQKEYHDQNEPPEINNVMRIGNPTSLPQAYYLARLHEANFTAQSKAIKATFAAHLHSAVRTSQGQGSTGWVKATTPAYKQPVTANLDGFRKRRLTPAEMDEKMAQVESIEEPQEEEDLVENSEISLQALNGTRGYRTLKIQGFSEQNPINVLIDCGSTHNFINEKVAKRTGCKINQIHPHYMSVANGRIIQSVKGSKEFQWLICDVVLGIQWLCKLGDIKVNFKKLFMHFLYLGKSVTLHGIYPSFKIVDAKALNNIFVDIAQIFMIKVCSTNIPQTTDSQAHGEIPVPIQSLLNEYGMLFQEPKHLPHSKGIFDHHIPLVEGTFEKLKEALISAPVLVLPDFSTPFVVETNAFSIGIGAVLMQKGQPIAYLSKGLSPQHQTLSVYDKELLALVMAVNKWTQYLIGRAFTMKTDQKALKFLLVQKLHQIPVDELAALTLSSIQTNLLTLITQRWELDTNLTALIQTLKEGTEVQGYTFIHDQLRRNGKRITSLFYCKGLREDVHTYVNGYDICQRHKYDKSPYPRLLQPLKLPVTAWRSISMDFIKGLPKSKGKTVILVVVDRLTKYAHFLSLSHPYSASEVAKLFTEHVYKLHGMREDIASDRDPIFTGKIWQELVSMHGVTLNTSIAYHPQTDGQTPDRSHQQIP, from the exons ATGTCTGTTAATATGAATAATGTTATGGAGGTGCTCAACAAGATCTCACTCGATATGTCAAGTTTCACATCTAGACAAGATCAGTTGGAGGCAAACCAAGAGCAAAATAGCAAAAATCAGGAGGAAGCCATGAGTGAGTTTAGAGAGGTGCTCAATGAAGTCATCCATGGAGGAAAAAGGCCGGAACGTGGCAAATCTGTAACCCAAAGTGGAG ACCTTAGGACATGGTTGTACAAGGTCGAACATTTTTTTCCTGATGAGGACCTTACTATTCAGCAGAAAATGAGGCTGGTTTCCACGCATTTTGAAGGGGATGCCTTACAATGGCATTTAGGATACATGAGAAGTAAAGGTCAAATGCCACTTCCTACTTGGGATGAATACTCGTGGGCTTTATGTGATAGTTTTGAGGCTGAGTACTCTGATCCTATGACTGAAATTATGAATGTCAAGCATACTGGGACTGTGAAGGATTACCAAAAGGAGTATCATGACCAGAATGAGCCT CCTGAAATCAACAATGTTATGAGAATTGGTAATCCCACCAGTTTACCACAAGCCTACTACTTGGCCAGGCTGCATGAGGCCAACTTTACTGCACAAAGCAAAGCTATCAAGGCAACATTTGCAGCACACCTGCACTCTGCTGTAAGGACATCTCAAGGGCAAGGCTCTACTGGTTGGGTAAAGGCCACTACACCTGCCTACAAACAACCTGTTACTGCTAACCTTGATGGTTTCAGAAAAAGAAGACTTACACCAGCTGAAATGGATGAAAAGATGGCCCAGG TGGAGAGCATTGAGgaacctcaagaagaagaagatcttGTTGAGAACTCTGAGATATCACTTCAAGCCTTGAATGGCACTAGGGGATACAGAACTCTCAAGATACAGGGCTTCTCTGAACAAAATCCTATCAATGTTCTCATTGATTGTGGATCCACCCACAACTTCATCAATGAGAAGGTTGCCAAGAGAACAGGGTGCAAAATCAACCAAATACACCCTCATTATATGTCTGTAGCTAATGGTAGAATCATTCAATCTGTTAAGGGAAGCAAGGAGTTTCAGTGGCTCAT TTGTGATGTCGTGTTGGGAATACAATGGCTGTGCAAACTAGGTGATATCAAGGTCAATTTTAAGAAACTTTTTATGCACTTTCTCTATCTGGGGAAGTCTGTCACACTACATGGTATTTACCCTTCATTCAAAATTGTTGATGCCAAGGCtttgaataatatttttgttgACATAGCTCAGATTTTTATGATCAAAGTCTGCTCTACCAACATACCACAAACTACAGATTCACAGGCCCATGGGGAAATTCCAGTGCCAATTCAATCATTGCTTAATGAATATGGAATGCTCTTCCAGGAACCTAAACACTTGCCTCATTCAAAGGGAATATTTGACCATCACATTCCTCTAGTAGAAGGAA CTTTTGAGAAGCTCAAAGAGGCACTCATCTCTGCACCAGTTCTGGTATTACCCGACTTCTCTACGCCATTTGTAGTGGAGACTAATGCTTTTAGCATTGGCATTGGTGCAGTTTTAATGCAAAAAGGTCAGCCAATAGCCTACTTGAGCAAGGGCCTCTCACCTCAGCACCAAACACTGTCAGTGTATGATAAAGAATTATTGGCATTGGTTATGGCTGTAAACAAATGGACTCAATACTTGATTGGGAGGGCCTTTACAATGAAAACTGATCAAAAGGCTCTTAAGTTCCTTCTTGTGCAGAAGCTGCATCAG ATTCCAGTAGATGAACTAGCTGCCCTTACACTATCCTCCATTCAGACTAACCTGCTAACACTGATTACTCAAAGATGGGAATTAGACACAAACCTGACTGCCTTGATTCAAACTCTAAAGGAAGGGACAGAAGTACAAGGCTACACCTTTATCCATGACCAGCTTAGGAGAAATGGCAA GAGGATAACATCACTGTTTTATTGCAAAGGTTTGAGAGAAGATGTTCATACTTATGTGAATGGCTATGACATTTGCCAAAGACATAAGTATGATAAATCCCCTTACCCAAGGCTCCTACAACCCTTAAAGCTGCCAGTCACAGCTTGGAGAAGCATCAGCATGGATTTTATAAAAGGTCTGCCCAAATCAAAAGGGAAGACTGTGATTCTAGTAGTGGTCGATAGACTCACTAAGTATGCTCACTTCCTGAGTCTCTCTCACCCATACTCAGCATCAGAAGTAGCTAAACTATTCACAGAACATGTCTATAAATTACATGGCATGCGTGAAGACATAGCGAGTGATAGGGACCCCATCTTCACCGGCAAAATTTGGCAAGAATTAGTCTCCATGCATGGGGTGACACTTAATACATCCATAGCATATCACCCTCAAACTGATGGGCAGACGCCAGACAGAAGTCATCAACAGATTCCTTGA